The following proteins come from a genomic window of Brachionichthys hirsutus isolate HB-005 chromosome 20, CSIRO-AGI_Bhir_v1, whole genome shotgun sequence:
- the LOC137909381 gene encoding protein yippee-like 5: MGRIFLDHIGGTRLFSCANCDTIVTNRAELISTRFTGATGRAFLFNKVVNLQRSDVQDRVMLTGRHMVRDVSCKNCNSKLGWMYEFATEESQRYKEGRVILERALVRESEGIERVLSDNS, translated from the exons ATGGGGAGAATCTTCCTGGATCACATCGGTGGGACTCGCCTCTTCTCCTGCGCCAACTGTGACACCATCGTGACCAACCGAGCCGAGCTCATCTCCACGCGCTTCACTGGCGCCACCGGCCGAGCCTTCCTGTTCAACAAG GTGGTGAATCTGCAACGCAGCGACGTGCAAGATCGAGTCATGCTGACAGGGAGACACATGGTGCGGGACGTCAGCTGCAAGAACTGCAACAGCAAACTGGGCTGGATGTACGAGTTCGCCACCGAGGAAAGCCAGCGCTACAAGGAGGGTCGCGTCATCCTGGAGAGGGCTCTGGTGCGGGAGAGCGAAGGCATCGAGCGCGTTCTCTCGGACAACTCCTGA